A segment of the Methanocalculus alkaliphilus genome:
GACAATGGGGAGGGATGCATATCCGGTATCTGTGATAAGGGAATAGACCTTCTGAATGCTGTCTCCCGTATTGCAGCAGACGACATCCTCCGTCATGGCATCCCTGACCAGCCCGGTGATCTCATGGCGTGAGACCAGTATCGGAAAGAGATCGCGGAGAAGGATGGATCCGATGAACTTCCCGTTCCCGGCTGATACCGGTATGCTGTCGGTTCCCGCCTTCAGAATTGCTGAAGCGGCCTCCTCAAGTGGTGTATCAGGGGAGATGCCCGATACATCACGGATGAAGCCCGCAATAGTGACATTGGATCGTGTGTCAGTCACCCTGAGGACATCGGTGATATCGATCATTCCTCTCAGGTGTCCCTGATCATCGGTGATGTAGATCTCGCGGTAGACATCATCACGAAGAATCTGCCGTGCTCTGGTGACATACTCATCCCTCTTCAGAGATGTCACCTCTACCATCAGGTCTCGTGCAACTTTCATAAGATTGACTCCTCTTCACGGCATATCGGGCAGAGATTCTGGCTGTCGAAGTTCCTGAGTTCATCAGACATGCTTCCGCACCGATCACAGATGCCGTCATTGTAGGCCTGCACCCGGTTAATCTCGATCAGGTCGCTCATAATCTCGTTCATCTCTGTCGCAATGCTGAGAATGTCCCGCACCGTGATGATCCCGATGACCTTCTGGTCACCATTGACGACCGGGAGTCTGCGAACCCGTTTGTTTGCCATCATCCGTGCAGCATCAGCAATGGATGCATCAGCACCGATGGTGATGAGGGGGGTGCTCATGACATCCCTGACAAATACCTCGCCAGGCTTTTTGTCGAGTGCCATGATCTTGCAGTTGAAGTCCTCCTCGGTTACAATACCGATTGGAAGATTATGGTGCAGAACGATGCAGCTTCCCACCTCATCGCGGCACATCACCTGTGCTGCCTCGGCAGTGGTTGCATTTCCATCAATGGTGGTTGGATGAAGCTTCATCACTTCGCGAACCGGAATGCGTGTCTCGAAATCCATGTTGTCACTTTGTTTCATCTCTCTTCACCTCCTTTCTCTTTTCCGCTGATGACATCTTCTACTATGCAATACCCCTATTAAAAGGATTCGTAACAGGAAAGGAGACCTGTCCAACTCGTTCAGGGAAGGAATTGAACGCCAATACGGGCAATGATGGGGAGGGTAGTATTATTAGGATTCGGAAAGAGAGTACAGTAACTATCATAGTTGTAATAACTTTTCATGAAGGGGTAGACAGATGGGTATGTTTAGTCGGGCTAAAAAGAGGTTGAGCAGATTTCTTCATCAGCTGTTTCGGAGGAAACGATCCCGTATAGGGATTTATGGTCCGCCGAATGCGGGGAAGACAACGCTGGCAAACCGGATTGTGAGAGACTGCTCAGGTGACGCCATAGGTCCTGTCTCTGAGATTCCGCACGAGACACGGAGGGCACGGCGGCGTGAGGATGTTGTGATCACCGGAGCAAATGGAAACACACTAACGCTCGATATCGTTGATACTCCGGGTGTAACGACAAAGATTGACTATCATGAGTTTCTGGAGTACGGCCTTGAACAGAACGAGGCGATCTCACGTGCACGTGAAGCAACCGAAGGTGTTGCTGAGGCGATGCACTGGCTTCGGGAGGATATCAACGGCGTCATCTATGTGATGGACAGCACGCTGGATCCATTTATGCAGGTGAATATCATGATGGTCGGGATCATCGAGAGCCGGGATCTTCCCGTCGTCATTGTGGCGAATAAAACCGATCTGCCCGATGCTGCCCCCTCCCGGATTAAGAGCGCATTCCCACAGCATCCGGTTATTATGGTCTCCGGACTTGAAGGCACGAATATGTCAGAGCTCTATGATATAATGACAGAGCACTTTGGGTGATACGTGATGATACAGGGAGTACAGATAGAACTCATCTCAGCGGATCGCCTCTCAAGCCTCACAACGCTTGAAAAGATCAGGACGATCCTTGACTCTGTAATGCTTGGAAACATCGTCGTGCTTGAGCGTGGACTGAGCCCTGATGAGCAGAGTATGCTCGTTGAGGTGACGATGCGGGAGATTGAGCCGGGTGGCTTTTCCGGGATCGAGATGGAGACCTATCCCGGAAAGGACGCCGCAAAAGGGGGCTTCTTTGCCCGTCTCTTCCATGGAAAAGGACCTGAGGGGAGGATGACGGTCATTGGTCCCGCCGGGCAGCTGAAGATGTTGAAGATAGAGAGGGATCGCCTGGTTGCCTGGGCCTCCCTCTCGTCAGGGAGGTGAAGATCCGATGCCTCACAAATGTACCCAGTGTGGGCGGGAATTTCGGGATGGCTCAACCGAAATTCTCAGGGGGTGTCCAAGCTGTGACGGGAAGAAGTTTCTGTACGTCAGTGAGAGGGTGAGGCATCAGGATGTCCTGAATGAGAAGACGATCGAGGAGATTGCCAGTGAGACGAAAGAGGAGGTTCTTGAGGTTAAGACTCCTGAGAAGAAACATGTCGATTCATATGAGCGGGTCGAGAGCGTCAGGATTGTCGGACCCGGCACGTATGAACTCAATATCGAAAAGCTTGCCTCAACCGATGAACGGGTGATCGGTGTCGGCAAAGACGGGAGTTACGTCGTCGATCTCATCTCGATGTCAAAGTCAAAAGGGAAGAAAGAGAAGCGCAAATAACTTATTAATAGCGCTATTTTTCCATTTAAGGCATTATATAGTCATATTTTTCAGGGTTCCCATATATTTTATATATCTGTAGGTTCTAGTAACAGACAGAATTTTCAACGTTGTAAGACCCGTATCTGCTTGTATACTCTTTGTTGTATATTTCTGATTCGGGCGTTTCCTCTCTGCACCAAAACTGGTGCATGATGCTACCTGTTCCGGAGGTGATCCTGTGAAGACACACTATCTGACATCCGTATCCCAAATTAAAGGTCTCTCGCCAGAAGAGCGGGAGGAGATCGCTGAAACTG
Coding sequences within it:
- a CDS encoding Zn-ribbon domain-containing protein, whose translation is MPHKCTQCGREFRDGSTEILRGCPSCDGKKFLYVSERVRHQDVLNEKTIEEIASETKEEVLEVKTPEKKHVDSYERVESVRIVGPGTYELNIEKLASTDERVIGVGKDGSYVVDLISMSKSKGKKEKRK
- a CDS encoding CBS domain-containing protein gives rise to the protein MKVARDLMVEVTSLKRDEYVTRARQILRDDVYREIYITDDQGHLRGMIDITDVLRVTDTRSNVTIAGFIRDVSGISPDTPLEEAASAILKAGTDSIPVSAGNGKFIGSILLRDLFPILVSRHEITGLVRDAMTEDVVCCNTGDSIQKVYSLITDTGYASLPIVRGKELLGVISRRDLVENGGIRRSLGNSTRTQVNKVMTTPVITATPDMQVSEASHLLVSHDISRMPVVSEGTVVGILDRHDVLRTIVKKA
- a CDS encoding Era-like GTP-binding protein, giving the protein MGMFSRAKKRLSRFLHQLFRRKRSRIGIYGPPNAGKTTLANRIVRDCSGDAIGPVSEIPHETRRARRREDVVITGANGNTLTLDIVDTPGVTTKIDYHEFLEYGLEQNEAISRAREATEGVAEAMHWLREDINGVIYVMDSTLDPFMQVNIMMVGIIESRDLPVVIVANKTDLPDAAPSRIKSAFPQHPVIMVSGLEGTNMSELYDIMTEHFG
- a CDS encoding DUF2073 domain-containing protein, yielding MIQGVQIELISADRLSSLTTLEKIRTILDSVMLGNIVVLERGLSPDEQSMLVEVTMREIEPGGFSGIEMETYPGKDAAKGGFFARLFHGKGPEGRMTVIGPAGQLKMLKIERDRLVAWASLSSGR
- a CDS encoding CBS domain-containing protein, whose amino-acid sequence is MKQSDNMDFETRIPVREVMKLHPTTIDGNATTAEAAQVMCRDEVGSCIVLHHNLPIGIVTEEDFNCKIMALDKKPGEVFVRDVMSTPLITIGADASIADAARMMANKRVRRLPVVNGDQKVIGIITVRDILSIATEMNEIMSDLIEINRVQAYNDGICDRCGSMSDELRNFDSQNLCPICREEESIL